From one Paenibacillus sp. FSL K6-1330 genomic stretch:
- a CDS encoding HAMP domain-containing sensor histidine kinase translates to MNRLLMGKKLKIKLVLAVMISLVISISTLVILQVVGETVLDNYLSKSTFVENRQQDALDRFKTFVNSQNVSTSDHERLSEWVSEERYLNLYIFAKDKLIYSSNTGIDSAINEELLTQLVPSKIPIKTISFADQDAQIYLVGFYEYQYYTLILIIGIFVAAVVFIVSFLLFINRKTSYIGRLEQEIKILEGGNLDYSITISGKDELSSLAQSIDEMRKSFIERLGSEERVRIANRELITAISHDLRTPLTILLGYMDIIELNKYKTQEDLLQYIHNSREKAYQIKALSDKLFEYFTVSSAAEEEEVEFEIYEGRALIDQLIDEQLVVLDDIDVQIQANANHEKFLLEINLVAIRRVFDNIFSNIRKYADPSEPVQIRVCLKQQWVFLVVENKIKRVGKKKDSNEIGLVSCQKMIQQHNGTLTVSQEKDIFSLQITLPIILNKAG, encoded by the coding sequence TTGAATAGATTGCTAATGGGGAAAAAGCTGAAGATCAAATTGGTGCTGGCGGTTATGATTTCTTTAGTCATTTCCATAAGTACACTCGTTATTTTACAAGTTGTTGGTGAGACAGTACTGGATAATTACTTAAGCAAATCCACTTTTGTAGAGAACAGGCAGCAAGATGCGCTTGATCGATTCAAAACATTTGTGAATAGCCAGAACGTGTCAACCTCTGATCATGAGCGATTGTCCGAATGGGTAAGTGAGGAACGATACTTAAATCTGTATATTTTTGCAAAAGATAAATTGATCTATTCCTCCAATACCGGGATTGATTCTGCCATCAATGAAGAGCTTTTAACCCAATTGGTACCATCGAAAATACCCATCAAGACGATTAGTTTCGCGGATCAGGATGCCCAGATATATCTGGTCGGCTTTTATGAGTATCAATATTACACCCTCATTCTGATTATTGGTATTTTCGTCGCGGCTGTTGTGTTCATTGTTTCCTTTCTACTCTTTATTAACAGGAAAACATCATATATTGGCAGGCTTGAACAAGAGATTAAGATACTCGAAGGTGGAAATTTGGATTATTCGATTACGATATCGGGAAAGGATGAACTGTCGTCTTTGGCCCAAAGTATTGATGAGATGAGAAAATCATTTATTGAGCGGCTCGGCAGCGAGGAGAGGGTGAGGATAGCCAATCGTGAATTGATCACGGCAATTTCCCATGACCTCCGTACCCCGCTTACGATTCTGTTGGGATATATGGACATTATAGAACTCAACAAATATAAGACGCAGGAGGATTTATTGCAGTATATTCATAACAGCAGGGAGAAAGCTTATCAGATCAAGGCACTGTCGGACAAACTATTCGAATATTTTACGGTATCCTCTGCTGCGGAAGAAGAGGAAGTGGAATTTGAAATCTATGAGGGCAGAGCGCTTATCGATCAACTCATTGATGAACAACTGGTCGTTTTGGATGATATCGATGTTCAGATTCAGGCCAATGCTAATCACGAGAAATTTCTGCTGGAAATCAATCTGGTCGCCATTCGCCGTGTATTCGATAACATATTTTCAAATATTCGAAAATACGCCGATCCATCAGAGCCCGTTCAGATCAGGGTCTGCTTGAAGCAGCAATGGGTCTTTCTTGTTGTAGAGAATAAGATTAAACGTGTCGGCAAAAAGAAAGATAGCAACGAAATCGGGCTCGTTAGTTGTCAGAAAATGATACAGCAGCACAACGGAACGTTGACGGTATCTCAGGAAAAAGATATCTTTTCGCTACAAATCACGCTGCCAATCATCTTAAATAAAGCGGGATAG